The nucleotide window GTGGGGTGTCGGGGGATGGTGGAGGTCACAGAgactgagaggggagggaggggtcatggagacagggagaggtgtaggagaGGGTGGGGGTCGCAGTGTAGTggaggagggggtcacagagaaggGCTGGgttgtagaggagggagggggctagggatggggagggatgtaggggatggtggagggggctttgagacggggaggggtgtaggagagggaggggagtcacagagacgggaggggtgcaggggagtgAGGggatcacggagacggggagggagaggtcaTAGAGGGgtggggagtagaggagggggtgATCATGGAGACTGGGAAGGGTCTAAGGGAAGGAGAGGTTCACGATGAGGagtaaaggggagggaggggtcacggAGAGGTGGGTGCTAGTGAGAGAGATGGTTACGGAGGCGGAGTGAGTACAGGggcgggaggggtgtaggggagggaggggagtcaCGGAGAAGGGCGGTCTACGCAGGTCGGGGTGTGTAACCTGAAAGGTTGAAGGTGTGACTGTTTGACTGTTCCCTTCAGATTCCAGAACTTTCACCTGCCCTGCTCCGTGGGTTCGCTGAAAGTGGGCCGGTCGGGAGGAGAGCCCCGGGAGGTGTGCGGGACTGTCCGGCCGCCCAACCTCACCTTCGTTGGGGGCTCTGTCTCCATCGTCCTCCGGTCCGGATACTTGACCCGACAAGCATTTCGGCTCTCGTATTCCAAAGGTACAGATGAAGCGGGGTGGGGGCGGACGTGGAAAGAGCGAGAAGaggggcagtgggggggggggcgggaggattGTGGGGCAGGAGGGGAGTGTTGGGGAAGGTTGAGGGAAGAAAGTGGGAGatgggggaaggaaggagggggTTAGAGAGAGCCAGGGGGTGGGAGGGACGGGGATGGCCAAGAGGTCAGAGGAAGGGTAAGGAGCGAACACTGTGGGATTGTGTGGTCAGGGGTAGGCTTGTCTGCGATCGCTGACccacccctctctttctctctcttcacaGAATCCGTCTGCCCTCTGTGCCCGCGGGGGGAGTGCTCCGTGGACACCCTCCCCTGCTCTTCGCTCTCCGCCCCCCCTctttcctcctccatctccccgccCCCTGTACCCTGCCTCCAGCGCCGCCACCACTCCTTCTGGGGTTCGTTGCGCTCCCCGGACCTGGGCGCGCCGCTCCCCCGCGCCCCTCTGCTCTGCTGCTGGTTGCTAGAAACCGGGGACACGCGGCAGCTAGAGCTGAGCCTGGAGCTGCGGCTGGCGCGGGGAGACCGGCTGGAAGTGCGGCCGGGTTCCGAGGGCCGGAACGCGGACCAGGTCCCTCCACTGGCCGTCTTCTCCGGACCTCTGGGCGGAGACCGGGAGCCGGTCGTCCGCACCTTGTTGACCCCGGCGGGCTCCGCCCTGCTCAGCTACAGCTCCGCCGGTGGCCGGAGCTCCGGCGGCTTCTCCGCCTCGTTCCGTGCGCACGGCTACTGCCCCCCGCCCCTGATCCCGTGCCGGGACGGCGGCTCGCCCTCCTGCTTCTCCCCGCAGCAACGCTGCGACAGCCACTGGGACTGCGAGCAGGGTGCCGACGAGAGCGGGTGCCCCCGCTGCCCGGCAGGCTTGTTCCCGTGCGCCTTTGGTTCAGGCCTGTGTTACCGACACTCGGATCGCTGTAACTACCAGGCGGCGTGCCCGAACGCGGCCGATGAGCGCGACTGCAACTGGTGCCAGCCCGGCAACTTCCGTTGCGGAGACGGGCGCTGCATCTTCGAGAGCTGGGTTTGCGACGGGCAGCGGGACTGCGCGGACGGCAGCGACGAGAGTGGATGCAGTGCCGTCGGCCGGCCGCTGCCCCGTAAGGTAACCACGGCGGCGGCGCTCGGCAGCCTGGTTTGCGGACTGCTGATGGTGGTGGCGCTCGGATGCACCTGCAAACTATACCGGCTCAGGAGTAGAGAGTACAGGTGAGAGCCGGGGGAGGGGgtcctcactctgtgtctgaccccgggagtgtgtgatgggacggtgtggagggagtttcactctgtgtctgaccccgggagtgtgtgatgggacggtgtggagggagtgtgtgatgggacggtgtggagggagtgtgtgacgggacggtgtgggggagagtgtgatgggacggtgtgggggagtgtgtgatgggacggtgtggggaaGCTCAGTCCGTGCCTGACTCAGATTGGTTTCGACCCCGCAGCCTGCTGACACCCCTGGCTCGGATAGAAGCTGAGATTATCCACCAACGCGCCCCTCCTTCCTACGGCCAACTGATCGCCGACGGGTCCATTCCCCCTGTTGATGACTTCCCTACGGAGAACCCCAACGACGTGAGTCCATGGGTCCAGGTTGGGGAAGGTTCGGGTTCCGGTGATTCTCACTGGCTTTGCCCCTGCGTCCCGCGTGTCGCGTGATGCCCCGTGAAGCTGGGTTGCCCTTGTTCGGCCTTCGTTTTGCCCAGTTACTGAACTGGAGGGTCTTGTTAGCCGTCGATCAGCGTGAGGGTGGAGTATTGCGTACTGTTTGGTCAAGCTTTTGAGGAGTTGGAAGAGGTTTGTAAGCATGCTGCTGGGATTGGGGGTCCGAGTTGTCGGGAGAGACTCGCCACACGGATCTTTAATCCCTGGAGCGCaggggagtgtgggggggggggtggtgacttCGGTAGAAGGTTTATAAGAATTGAGGGTCATGATGAGGTTgtagccttttccccagggcgggGGAGTCACGAATAAAAGGGAGAGGGTTTAAAATACAGCTGGGATGTAAACTTTACACGGAGGCCAGTGAGCGTCTGGAATGAGCTGGTGGAGGGAATGGTCGAGGCTGGTACGTCGCATCTTTTAAGAGGCATTGGTTAGACACATGAAGGGGGGCGTATCTGGGGTTACGGCCGTGGGCCAAATGAGACTGGCAGGAAGGATGTTGGGCCGACAGGCCTGCCTCCCTGTCGTGACCGGGTTAAGTCCAGTTTCGCCGCAGATTTGTCCCGGGGTGTCTGCTCTCCACCCCACCAGGCACCGTATTCTGGAAAGTTCAGTCCGGGTCGGTATTTTCACAGCGAACAGCAGggccccggggagtgttgtagaagagAGCAGACCCTGGCAGGAATGCCAAGAGTGGGGTCACCAGTAGAAGGGGCGTTTGGCGCTCTTGCCTCCGCCTGGGCACTGATCACAGGAGTTGGGAGGTCACGttcggagtattgtgttcagctttggtcGCCTTGCTACCAAAGATGATGTAAGGCAGCTGGAAAGTTCAGGGATGGTGCCGGGACTCCAGGATCTGAGTTCCGgggagagactgaggggtgacctataAAGGGACGTTCACAGATCGGGTGTACGTCCGCCgtctgtttcccagggtggggaatcaaggagcagagggcagaggtttaataCGAACCGGAGGAACAACCAGAAGGTATTGAAACGATCTGCCGGAGCAAGTGGGTGAGGCAGGCACATTAACGTCATTTAAAACACAGCAATGGTTGGAAATGTGCTGTACGCGAGTAGAGAGGATTGGTTCGGATGGGGCGCGGTGGGGGAAGAGATGGTGAGTTCGACGAAGGGGCCTGTttttgcgctgtatctctaaacaaaccctccctctctcgccttctCCCAGGTCTCGGTGCTAGGGAACCTGCGCTCGATGATACACCTACTGCGGCACGGACCCGACCAGACACGGCGACGGCGCAGACACCGGGCCGTGCGCCGCCTCCTCCGCCGGCTGCGACGCTCTCGCCTCGGCGCCCTCTTCATTCGCTCCCGGGGCGGCCCCCGAACCCCGGCAGCctccgcctccaccgccgccgccgccgccgacGAATCTGCTTCTGTGGACACCAACCCCGATCACCCGGCGTCCGCCCCTCCCAAAGCTGGCCTCCCCTGGGACAGCTCTCCTCCCTCCCAGGCCGCTGCGGACTCCCTCGGCCTCCCCCTCCTGCCCCTGCCCTCTACCGAGTTGGCGCAGAGCGAGGAGGACCACTTCCCTCTGGTATTctgagggtgggtgggaggacGCTCAGTTTCCTCAGACCCTCCCTGGGGGATGAGCATCGACCGATGAATGAACCCCCCCCCAATTCCCTCCTTTCCGCCCCTGCAACCTCTCTTCTCACTCTGACCCCCATAcgccttcccctctctctgcctcctctACCggcatcccctctctcccccattctcctcccctttccctccaccATAACCTCAACTTCCGCTCTCCCTACTTCTTCCTgtctctctccaacccccccccaccgcatCTACTCTCCTGTCTTCCCCCTACATCCTCCGCTCTTTCTCCCGACACCcgtcctcttctccccctcccccccccccccaccgtgttGGACGGCGTGACTGGTGTTGTGTTTCGGCGCGCGTTTCTCGTCGGATGGCCTGCACGATGAGTTCTCAGAGTAAACTTGTTGTGGTAACTGGTCTGCTGCACGTCTCTTTGTGCGCGTGTCCGTGTCTGCGCGCGCGCGTGGCTGTGTCCGTGAACCGCTTCTGTAACGCTTCCAAACGCCCACGcgcgtccccccccccacccccgtccagTGACACACCTATTCTCCCCTCGCCACGCGGGTGGCCGTGCCTCCCCGCCTCCCCGTTTGGCACGCCGGGGACGGGACACACGCAGGGACTCTCACCGTACCGGTCTTGTACAGAGCTGTGTGCCGGTGTACACGGACAGAGCGAGACACAGAAAGGGAGGAAGATGCTGGGAGAGGGAGGTACACAGCCGCAGAGCTGACGCGGTGAGAGAGACACGCACACACCAAGGGAAGAGGGGTGAACACAAGAGATCCGacaagctggaaatccagagtaacacgcacacaaaatgctggaggaactcagcaggtcagacagcaccgatgaaggggaataaacagtcgacgtttcgggctgacgagagagagcgagagagaaacacAGACGCACATAGAGATTGGCAAAAATAGCCGCGCGTAAGTGCGCACAACCTCGTGTGGACGTGTTTACCCTCAGACGCACAACCCCACGCTCTCATGCCGGCGCCTTTTATCCTGCGTGGCCGTGCTGTGAAACGCGTAGCAGGTGTCCGCGGATTTGCAAGCAAAACTCAGGGACGCGCTTCATGCACGCCCACGGTCACGGACACAGACGTGCGTGTGCCTTCTCGCCGTGGGGAGCCCTGGAGTGCAAGCGCAAGCAAAGCGCGCTCTCTCACTGGTGCAGGCACCCGCGcgtttcctcacagtctcacacacacagagtgacTTCATAAGCACCGGGGGGCTGGTGGTGATTCCCGGACAACTCGGAAGCGTTAGATCCTGGAGAATCCACTTTATTTCCTGACGCCAGGTGGATGAGGGGGCGGGAGCTGAGCTGGTATTGGGAGAGAggcggagggggtgggggaagtgtGCCCATAAAagctaggaacagaattaggcccttcggcccttcgagtccgcgccgccattccatcacggctgatttattagccaTTTTAACCCAATTCTCCGCATAACTTTTGACTTATTTAGAACTTAGCAACCTCCGCGTTGAGTACAGTATTTACCCAAATTACTTGGCCAGAGCAGCcaactatggcaatgaattccgtggaccaccaccctccggctaaataGACGTTCCTCAATTTTAAGACTGCGCCCTCTGCTCCTGggctccccaccataggaaatatcctcccccCATAAGCCTTTCAGTATCCAGTAGAGAAACCGCTCCTCGTCCTGAACGTCAACAGAGGCATTCCACACGCCTTGTGCGtttacccttttattcccagtatCACTCTCACAAATCTCCAAACAGTCTCCCCGAGCCAGCACACCCAACCTTAGAGAAGGGATCCAAAACCACACAGAATACTCCCAGTGCGGTCTGACTGcgacgaaggcccgtcactgattacggacggcacatggcgcactcggtaaaacattcatccccagcagtaatagtgactgggtctgaaacagaacTGCTGCAGAGAGCTGTCTCATATCGAGGCAGCGGCAACCTACAGAGGTGTGCTGATGATGGAgaataccatctttaattgggtcaagggttatagaaacatagaaaataggtgcaggagtaggccattcggcccttcgagcctgcaacgccatttattatgatcatggctgatcatccaactcagaaccccgccccagccttccctccataccccctgatccctttagccacaagggccatatctaactccctcttaaatatagccaatgaactggcctcaactgtttcctgtggcagagaattccacagattcaccactctctgtgtgaagaagtttttcctaatctcggtcctaaaaggcttcccctctatcctcaaactgtgacccctcgttctggacttccccaacatcgggaacaatcttcctgcatctagcctgtccaatccctttaggatcttatacgtttcaatcagatcccccctcaatcttctaaattccaacgagtacaagcccagttcatccagtctttcttcatatgaaagacctgccatcccaggaatcaatctggtgaaccttctttgtactccctctatggcaaggatgtctttcctcagattaggggaccaaaactgcacacaatactccaggtgtggtctcaccaaggccttgtacaactgcagtagtacctccctgctcct belongs to Mobula hypostoma chromosome 10, sMobHyp1.1, whole genome shotgun sequence and includes:
- the LOC134353247 gene encoding low-density lipoprotein receptor-related protein 10-like translates to MGATGRSLLHQCMVLLLVPASVVCTGCTGTDRRSLPSGRIRAPTLSEYWNQTAFCSWIIEASPTERVTLRFQNFHLPCSVGSLKVGRSGGEPREVCGTVRPPNLTFVGGSVSIVLRSGYLTRQAFRLSYSKESVCPLCPRGECSVDTLPCSSLSAPPLSSSISPPPVPCLQRRHHSFWGSLRSPDLGAPLPRAPLLCCWLLETGDTRQLELSLELRLARGDRLEVRPGSEGRNADQVPPLAVFSGPLGGDREPVVRTLLTPAGSALLSYSSAGGRSSGGFSASFRAHGYCPPPLIPCRDGGSPSCFSPQQRCDSHWDCEQGADESGCPRCPAGLFPCAFGSGLCYRHSDRCNYQAACPNAADERDCNWCQPGNFRCGDGRCIFESWVCDGQRDCADGSDESGCSAVGRPLPRKVTTAAALGSLVCGLLMVVALGCTCKLYRLRSREYSLLTPLARIEAEIIHQRAPPSYGQLIADGSIPPVDDFPTENPNDVSVLGNLRSMIHLLRHGPDQTRRRRRHRAVRRLLRRLRRSRLGALFIRSRGGPRTPAASASTAAAAADESASVDTNPDHPASAPPKAGLPWDSSPPSQAAADSLGLPLLPLPSTELAQSEEDHFPLVF